One Lentibacillus cibarius DNA window includes the following coding sequences:
- the fdhA gene encoding formaldehyde dehydrogenase, glutathione-independent, with translation MADNRGVVYLGSGKVEVQDISYPDLVLHEGPGVPKENAGRKCEHGVIIKNIVTNICGSDQHMVRGRTTAPEGLVLGHEITGEIVEVGRDVEFLKKGDIVSVPFNVACGRCKMCRRQDTHICQNVNPERPGGAYGYVDMGGWVGGQSEYVMVPYADFQLLKFPDKDLAMEKILDLTMLSDIFPTGYHGAVNAGVTSGSTVYVAGAGPVGLAAAHSAQLLGAAVVIVGDLKEERLKQARSFGCETINLQDHDDVGEQIEQILGVPEVDCGIDAVGFEAYGHGTNHEEAPAAVLNTMMDVVEAGGKFGVSGIYVTDDPGAKDQDAMHGSLKMRFGLGWSKAHSFATGQTPAMKYQRQLMNAILHGKADIANVVNATVISLDEAPQGYKDFDSGVAKKFVIDPHGMVRK, from the coding sequence TTGGCTGATAATCGTGGTGTCGTGTACTTAGGAAGTGGCAAGGTAGAAGTTCAAGATATATCGTACCCGGATTTGGTTTTGCATGAAGGACCTGGTGTACCAAAGGAAAATGCCGGGCGCAAATGTGAGCACGGCGTTATTATTAAAAACATTGTCACTAATATTTGCGGTAGCGACCAGCACATGGTACGGGGGCGTACAACCGCTCCAGAAGGGTTAGTACTTGGACACGAAATCACCGGTGAAATTGTAGAAGTCGGCCGGGACGTGGAGTTCTTAAAGAAAGGCGATATTGTGTCCGTGCCATTTAATGTGGCTTGCGGCCGTTGTAAAATGTGCCGTCGCCAAGATACGCATATTTGTCAGAACGTGAATCCCGAACGTCCAGGTGGGGCGTACGGTTATGTCGACATGGGAGGCTGGGTTGGCGGCCAATCCGAATATGTGATGGTGCCTTATGCTGACTTCCAATTGTTGAAATTTCCGGACAAAGACTTAGCAATGGAAAAAATCCTTGATCTCACCATGTTATCTGACATTTTTCCAACTGGATATCACGGAGCGGTGAATGCCGGTGTCACCTCAGGATCTACTGTGTATGTGGCCGGTGCAGGTCCAGTTGGTCTGGCCGCTGCTCATTCTGCTCAATTGCTCGGAGCCGCCGTTGTCATTGTCGGCGATTTAAAAGAAGAGCGGTTGAAACAGGCTCGAAGCTTCGGCTGTGAAACGATTAACCTGCAGGATCATGATGATGTCGGCGAACAAATTGAGCAAATCCTAGGTGTGCCGGAAGTAGATTGTGGTATAGATGCAGTAGGTTTTGAAGCCTATGGACATGGAACGAATCATGAAGAAGCGCCAGCTGCGGTATTAAACACAATGATGGACGTTGTGGAAGCCGGTGGTAAATTTGGTGTTTCAGGCATTTATGTGACGGATGATCCCGGCGCCAAGGACCAAGACGCCATGCACGGATCTCTTAAGATGCGCTTCGGTTTAGGGTGGTCCAAAGCCCACAGTTTTGCGACTGGGCAAACACCAGCCATGAAGTACCAGCGCCAGTTAATGAACGCCATTTTACATGGCAAAGCAGACATTGCCAATGTGGTTAATGCTACCGTTATCTCGCTGGATGAAGCGCCACAGGGGTATAAGGATTTTGACAGTGGCGTCGCTAAAAAGTTCGTTATTGACCCACACGGCATGGTGCGTAAATAA
- a CDS encoding GlcG/HbpS family heme-binding protein — protein MGTLNLEMAKKVIEGAEAEAANIGVQMVISVMDDGGNLIATHRMDDAWLASVDIARNKAWTSVALKMPTSNLEDATVPNAELWGLNTTNQGKIVVFGGGIPLEKDGKVLGAIGVSGGAVPQDVQVAEAGVNVFEKEK, from the coding sequence ATGGGAACATTAAATCTGGAAATGGCTAAAAAGGTCATTGAGGGAGCAGAAGCAGAAGCGGCTAACATAGGGGTACAGATGGTTATTTCTGTCATGGATGATGGGGGAAATCTGATTGCCACCCATCGCATGGATGATGCATGGCTCGCAAGTGTGGATATCGCACGGAATAAGGCTTGGACATCCGTTGCGCTTAAAATGCCAACCTCCAACCTGGAAGATGCGACGGTACCAAATGCTGAGTTATGGGGACTTAATACAACGAATCAGGGAAAAATTGTTGTATTCGGTGGCGGCATCCCGCTGGAAAAGGACGGAAAAGTACTCGGAGCGATTGGCGTAAGTGGTGGCGCCGTACCACAGGATGTTCAAGTAGCAGAAGCGGGTGTTAACGTATTTGAAAAAGAAAAATAA
- a CDS encoding uracil-DNA glycosylase encodes MAILTNDWAPMLQNEFQKDYYLQLRSFLKQEYGTGAVYPDMHDIFNALHYTTYENTKVVILGQDPYHGPNQAHGLSFSVQPEVTIPPSLKNIYRELHHDLGIPIPHHGCLTDWAKQGVLLLNTVLTVRAGKPASHRGKGWENFTNEVIRQVNAKQDPVVFILWGRHAQAKETLITAPHHQIIKSPHPSPFSAHKGFFGIRPFSRANQFLDASGRTPIDWRVRE; translated from the coding sequence GTGGCTATATTAACAAATGATTGGGCGCCGATGCTGCAGAATGAATTTCAGAAAGACTATTATTTACAGCTGCGTTCATTTTTAAAACAGGAGTATGGTACCGGTGCGGTTTATCCTGATATGCACGATATTTTTAACGCTCTTCATTATACAACCTATGAAAATACGAAAGTGGTTATTCTTGGACAGGATCCATACCATGGTCCCAATCAGGCGCATGGATTAAGTTTTTCCGTTCAGCCGGAAGTCACGATACCACCTTCGTTAAAAAACATCTATAGGGAACTTCATCATGATCTTGGTATTCCGATCCCTCATCACGGGTGTCTGACAGACTGGGCTAAACAAGGTGTTCTTTTGTTAAATACGGTTCTGACGGTCAGAGCAGGAAAACCGGCATCTCACCGTGGAAAAGGATGGGAAAATTTCACGAATGAAGTGATCAGACAGGTGAATGCCAAACAAGATCCGGTCGTATTTATCCTTTGGGGGCGGCATGCACAGGCAAAAGAGACGCTAATTACAGCACCGCACCATCAGATCATTAAATCACCACACCCGAGTCCGTTTTCCGCGCACAAAGGGTTTTTTGGCATCCGCCCATTTTCACGTGCCAATCAATTTCTAGACGCGTCCGGCCGTACACCTATTGACTGGCGCGTCCGGGAATGA